The sequence AAAACGTGTAGGCATAGCAATATCATCAGCGTCTAGGAGCGCAACATATTCTGTTTTAGCCATTTCAATACCTTCATTTCTCAAGTTTGCAGGACCTTCGTTTTTAGTTTTGTTTATTAAAATAATTCGATTGTCTTTTTCTCTTATTTTTTCAATTATTGCAACAGTACCATCTGAAGAATTATCATTTAAAATAATTAAATCAAAATCGGTAAATGTTTGATTAACGATACTATTAATAGCTTCTTCAATATATAGTTCACCATTATAAACTGGCATTATTACAGATAATTTTTTCATTTTAGATTGCTATTTTTAGATATGATGGCAAATGTAAGATTTAATTAAGAAAAATTTAACCTTATATTTGCAAAAAAAAACGCATGAGTAAAATTCAAGTTGGATTTTTAGTTTCCTATGATTATGAGCTTTTAAAATTTGCAATACCTCCAATTTATGAGGATTCAGACACTATTTTTTTAGCGATAGATAAAAACAGAAAAACTTGGAATGGATCGGATATACAAATTGATAGTAGTTTTTTTGAATGGATAAAAACGTTTGACACTCAAAATAAAATTGAAATCTATGAAGATGAATTTTATGTGTCGGGCTTAACAACTATGGAATGTGAAATTCGTGAAAGAAAACTTTTGGCAGAAAAAATGGGAATTGGGAATTGGTTGATTCAATTAGATTCTGATGAGTATTTTTTCGATTTTAAATCATTTACAAAATATCTAATAGCTAATAATCACTACCTAACAAGTAAAAAACAAATTCAAATATGTTGTTTTAAAATTAACTTATACAAAAATGTAAAAGGAGGAGTCTTATATGTTGATAAGTTTGACAAATTCATGGTGGCAACAAATATTCCTAATTATAAAGTAGGTCGTCATGGTAAATGTCGTTCTATATATGTATCTTCAATTGCTTTGCATGATTGTTTATCTAGAGAAAGAGAGGATCTCATTAAAAAACTTGATAACTGGGGACATAATGGAGATATTGATAAAGAAAGTTTTATGAAAAAATGGGACACTGTAAATGAAACAAACTATAAAGATCATGAAGGTTTCTTTTATTTGGAACCAATGCATTGGAAAACGTTACAATTCATGAAAGGAAATTCTTTAAGTGAAATTTTAAATAATTTTAAAAATGATAAATCAATGAGGATAAGCGATTTGTTTTTAAAGATGAAGAACTTTGGTCAATGGTTTAAATTTTTATTCAAATAGATATAAAGTTTAAAAGAGGATGTTTAAGTACTTAAACATCCTCTTTTAAATTATGAACTATATAACTCTAAATACTCTTTCGCTGCTTTTTCCCAAGAAAAGAAATCAGCTCGTTCTCTGATTTTTGGAGCGTAAAATGATTTATTATTATTAAAATCTTCAAGTTTAGACAATAAAAAATCTTTCATATACTTAGCATCGAAATTATCCCAATAAAAGGCTGCATCGCCACCAATTTCTGGTAGTGAAGTTAGATTAGAAAGGAAAACTGGTTTCTCAAACTTCATTGCTTCAATTGGAGGTAAACCAAAGCCCTCTCTTATAGAAGGAAATAAAAAAGCAGTACAGTTTTCTAAATAATATTGTTTTGCTTCATCACTCACTTTACCCGTTAAAATTACACGGTCTTGTAAGTTATTATCCTTAACATATTTTTCAATTTCATAACCATATTCTTTATTTCTGTTTCCAGAAATAATAAGCACATAATCTTCTATTGTTTCCATCATTTTCACAATTGAAAGGAAGTTTTTTCTTGGGATAAAATCGCCAATAGAGTAGAAGAAAGGCTTCTCTAAGTTGAAAGAAGGTAGGAAAGTATTGTTTTCTATTCTTTTTTCAGAAGGATTACCATTATATATGATATGTTCAGGAACATTTGGAACATTAAAATAACGATGTGTTTGTTGTTTTGCGAATTCAGAAATATACGTAATTATGTCTGCACGATTTAATTTTTCAATAAATCTTTTATTGACTTTGTGCTTCATGTCTGAAGAGATTTCTTCAACAAAATTGACATCATGAATGGTTAAAATGTACTTCTTAGGTTTGAAGAAAGGCTCAACTTTAGTATTCTGATTTAAACTATGCCAAACATCATATTTTTTCTTTTTACGAAATAGAAAATGACGTTCTAAACTAGTGTATTTTGAATATTTAAAAATATTTCCAAACTCATTTTCTAGTTTTTCTGGATATTTTGCATTCAGTGTTATCGTTTTATTCGAAATATCCAGTTTTGAAATGGCTTTAATGACTTGATAATTAAAGGTTCCTAAGCCACCAGCTTTATTGTTTATGTTGTGAGACTCTAAAAAAATGTTCATGAAATAAATTTCAGTAAAAATAAGATATGTTTCTAAATAATTAAACAGATATCCTTATTTTTGAAAAAAAAAGATGTTAAGCATTTTTCCTACTTATATCAACTTCAAATCAATAATAACTTCTAGTATAGAAAATTTTCATACTACAGGAGAACTATTTGTAGCAGGTAAAAGAAATACAATTAAATTATTTAAAGTAGATGAAACTTTAACTTTAAACATTAAGTCGTTTAGAAAGCCAATACTAATTAATAGAATCATATATAAATACTTCCGAAAATCTAAAGCAAGAAGATCCTATGAGTATGCTACTGTTTTGTTAGAAAATGGAATTGGAACTCCAAAGCCAATTGCTTTCAAGGAGAATTCTAATGGTATTGGGTTAAAAGATAGTTATTATGTTTGTGAACATATTTTTTGTGACTTAACATATAGGGAATTAGTAGAAACGGATTACCCAGATGGAGAAAATATTTTACGTCAGTTTGTTCATTTTACTTATAAAATGCATAAAAACGGTATTGAATTTAGAGATCATTCACCTGGGAATACTTTGATTAGTAATAATAATGATGGAACTTATGCGTTCTACTTGGTCGATTTAAATAGGATGAATTTTCATGAAGTAATGAGTTTTGAAGCAAGAATGAAGAATCTTTCTAAGATTACTCCTAAAAAAGAAATGATTGAAATAATGAGTAATGAATATGCGAAAATTTCCGGTGAGAATGAAACAGATGTTTTTAAAACAATGTGGCAATTCACTGAAGATTTTCAATATAGATTTCATAGAAAAAAAAGACTAAAAAAGAAATTAAAGTTTTGGAAAAAGTAGTATTTTCAATTGTTTGTACTATTTTTGTCGGAATTGCTACAAGGCGTTTATATTAATCTATTTAATGTCTAAAAAGTATAATATAAAAAGACATTTTACCCTTTTATTTTTGAATGAAGTTATCTGTAATAATTACTACTTACAATTCCGAAGAATGGCTTAAAAAAGTTCTCATTGGTTATGAAAACCAAACTGAGGATGATTTTGAGGTAGTTATTGCTGATGACGGTTCTACAGATGCAACCGAAAAAATAATTAAACATTTTTCGAATAAATTTAAATATCCAATTGTTCATGTTTGGCAAGAAGATAATGGTTTTCAAAAATGTAAAATTTTAAATAAAGCCATCTTAAAATCAAATTCAGATTATATTTTGTTTACAGACGGAGATTGTATTCCGAGAGAAGATTTTGTTGGAGCACATTTAAAATATAAAGAGAAGGGCTATTTCCTTTCAGGAGGGTATTTTAAATTGCCTTTAAAAACATCACTATCAATTTCAGAATCTGATATTTTTTCTAAAAACTGTTTTAATCCTTTTTGGTTATCTAAAAATAGAGTAAACAAGAATTTTAAATTGGCTAAATTAATACGATTTAAGCCTTTTACTTTGTTTATGAATTGGTTTACACCTACAAAAAAATCATTTAACGGACATAATACTTCTTGTTTTAAAGAAGATTTAATTGCTGTGAATGGTTTTAATGAAGATATGAAATATGGTGGTTTAGATAGAGAGATAGGTGAAAGAATGTTTAATAATGGAATTTTATCCAAACAAATACGCTACTCTGCAATTTGTTTACATTTAGACCATGCAAGAGGGTATTTCAGTCAAGAAGAATGGAATAAAAATCTAAAAATTAGATCTAACAATATTAAGAACAAAATAGTTAAAACTAAAAACGGAATTCTTAAACTTTAGTATCTAGAAACTTTTTTAAGTTCGTTAAAAGTAAATTGGGTTCAAATAAATTATAATATTTTAAAGCTTTTCCTTTTAACTCTTTTTCAGTTTTCCCTTCAAATATTTCTGGAAGAAAATCTTTTAAATGAACAGAAGTATGGTTTATTCCATCTTCAAAAGTGGCCCATATTTTCTTTTCAATCCACGGAGAAAAAATAATAAAAGATGATTTGCCTAATGCCTTTGCCATATTAATAGCTCCACCATCATTACCAATAATTAATTCACAATTATTCATTAAGCCCATATAGTCTCTCAAACTATCTCCAAATAAATCAAAGTATATTTTAGATTGTGTTTCAAGTGAACAAGAATTGTATACCTTTCTAGCTTGTTCTAATTGTTTAGGAAAGTAATTAAATAAAATATTAACATTGTAGTTTGTTCCAATATAATCTACAACTTTAGATATAAAATCTAATGGATACGTTTTTATTTCTTCACTTCCCAAAAGACTAATCATAATAGTTTTTCGAGAACTATCTATTTTATGTTCTATAAAGGCCTCATTTGCTTTTTCAATTTCATCTGACGAAAGATATAGTTTTGGAGTTGTCTCTTTGTCTAGTGTTAATTTTAATGGCTCTAGAAGCGATAAACGTCTTTCAATTGCTAATCCTAAATAAGTTTCTGGTGAATCAGCAAAAGGAACAGTATCTGTATAAATAAACGCTCTACCTTTTTTTCTATAGGATATTTTTTGCTTGGCTCCACTTAAAAAAGAAACAACCCAACTTTGTAGTTTAGAATAAGCATCTATAACTAAATCATAGTTATTTTTTCTAATTTTAATAGCAAATTTTAGAAGTTCCCAAATGCTTTTTTGTTTATTACC is a genomic window of Flavobacterium jumunjinense containing:
- a CDS encoding lipopolysaccharide kinase InaA family protein, translating into MLSIFPTYINFKSIITSSIENFHTTGELFVAGKRNTIKLFKVDETLTLNIKSFRKPILINRIIYKYFRKSKARRSYEYATVLLENGIGTPKPIAFKENSNGIGLKDSYYVCEHIFCDLTYRELVETDYPDGENILRQFVHFTYKMHKNGIEFRDHSPGNTLISNNNDGTYAFYLVDLNRMNFHEVMSFEARMKNLSKITPKKEMIEIMSNEYAKISGENETDVFKTMWQFTEDFQYRFHRKKRLKKKLKFWKK
- a CDS encoding glycosyltransferase family 9 protein, giving the protein MKILVIQHKMIGDVLVSSIICDNLRKAYPNAEIDYLVNNNTVDILKGNPNINNIVIFDGNKQKSIWELLKFAIKIRKNNYDLVIDAYSKLQSWVVSFLSGAKQKISYRKKGRAFIYTDTVPFADSPETYLGLAIERRLSLLEPLKLTLDKETTPKLYLSSDEIEKANEAFIEHKIDSSRKTIMISLLGSEEIKTYPLDFISKVVDYIGTNYNVNILFNYFPKQLEQARKVYNSCSLETQSKIYFDLFGDSLRDYMGLMNNCELIIGNDGGAINMAKALGKSSFIIFSPWIEKKIWATFEDGINHTSVHLKDFLPEIFEGKTEKELKGKALKYYNLFEPNLLLTNLKKFLDTKV
- a CDS encoding glycosyltransferase family 2 protein, whose product is MKLSVIITTYNSEEWLKKVLIGYENQTEDDFEVVIADDGSTDATEKIIKHFSNKFKYPIVHVWQEDNGFQKCKILNKAILKSNSDYILFTDGDCIPREDFVGAHLKYKEKGYFLSGGYFKLPLKTSLSISESDIFSKNCFNPFWLSKNRVNKNFKLAKLIRFKPFTLFMNWFTPTKKSFNGHNTSCFKEDLIAVNGFNEDMKYGGLDREIGERMFNNGILSKQIRYSAICLHLDHARGYFSQEEWNKNLKIRSNNIKNKIVKTKNGILKL
- a CDS encoding glycosyltransferase family 4 protein, which produces MNIFLESHNINNKAGGLGTFNYQVIKAISKLDISNKTITLNAKYPEKLENEFGNIFKYSKYTSLERHFLFRKKKKYDVWHSLNQNTKVEPFFKPKKYILTIHDVNFVEEISSDMKHKVNKRFIEKLNRADIITYISEFAKQQTHRYFNVPNVPEHIIYNGNPSEKRIENNTFLPSFNLEKPFFYSIGDFIPRKNFLSIVKMMETIEDYVLIISGNRNKEYGYEIEKYVKDNNLQDRVILTGKVSDEAKQYYLENCTAFLFPSIREGFGLPPIEAMKFEKPVFLSNLTSLPEIGGDAAFYWDNFDAKYMKDFLLSKLEDFNNNKSFYAPKIRERADFFSWEKAAKEYLELYSS